In a single window of the Sylvia atricapilla isolate bSylAtr1 chromosome 22, bSylAtr1.pri, whole genome shotgun sequence genome:
- the MRPL20 gene encoding large ribosomal subunit protein bL20m, whose product MVVLSAARWVRSRLSDRFWRVQEVLKYARHFRGRKNRCYKLAVRSVRRAFVRSTKARREKKRFLRALWITRIEAASLEHGLKYPAFIGNLAKSQVELNRKVLADLAIYEPKTFKSLAALAQRRRQEGFLAALGDGKEPEGIFSRIVHHHY is encoded by the exons ATGGTGGTGCTGAGCGCGGCGCGCTGGGTGCGCAGCCGCCTCTCGGACCGCTTCTGGAGGGTGCAGGAGGTGCTCAAGTATGCGCGG CATTTTCGTGGCAGGAAGAACCGCTGCTACAAGCTGGCAGTGAGGAGCGTGCGCAGGGCTTTCGTCAGGTCCACCAAGGccaggagggagaagaaaagattcCTCAGAGCG CTCTGGATCACAAGGATTGAAGCAGCTTCCCTTGAGCATGGTTTGAAGTACCCAGCCTTCATAGGCAACCTGGCCAAG TCCCAGGTGGAGCTGAACAGGAAAGTTCTGGCTGACTTGGCAATTTATGAGCCAAAGACCTTCAAGTCCTTGGCAGCTTTAGCCCAGAGGAGAAGACAAGAAGGgttcctggctgccctgggagatgGAAAAGAACCAGAGGGAATATTCTCACGTATTGTGCACCACCACTATTGA